TCGTGCGGGATATTCTGGAAGGGCGTGCGCTGACACGTGCTGCCAAATTCTGCCAAAGCGCGGTCTCGGTCCAGCTTTGCGCGCTTCGCATCGCGCCCCATTCGCTCGGCATTGAGAACGCTGGCTTCCTCACACGCAAGCGTCTCAAGATTGTGCGTGCCGTTCTTGACCGGGTTGACGTAGTTTTTGGCCAGAGTGGCGCTCAGATTACGAAGTTCTACGGCGTTGATCTGCTCGCTTAGCTGACTGATCCGCTCGTCCAGTGCCTTGAGCTGACCTTCGATCTGGCGCAACTGTCGGGATAACGCGAGGAACCGGTTGTACTGCTCATCCATGCCAAGCCGTCGCGTGATCACTCCTTTGATATGTCCGGCTACGAGGCCAGCCACCCATTTGCCAATTCCGATAGCAACCAGCGGCACCGCAGCCGAGGCGACCGGCTCGGTTCGTTCGCCAGCGATCCCGATGCCGCATTCGGTTGCCGCCCCAGCTAAATCCTCATCGTGAAGCAGCAGGATGGCATTGCCATCATCGGCTGCAGATTGAGCATGCAGCGGCGCGAGTGCCAAGAAAAATACCGCAAGAGCCAGTGCTGGTACGAAGACCAGCGATTTTAACGATCGCATTTGAACCCTCCCCCGAATGGTTTTATGCATATGCGTCGCGTTCGACGCGATGTCGATTCTACGCCGCTGATCTGGGCGAAGTAAACAGAGAGCAACGCTGGTGTACTGGTGAAAGAAATTTGTTCAACTGGCCAATTGGAGTCTCTGCATCCCGTTGGGCAATTATGCCCATACGCCTTGTCGCGAAAAATCAACCCAGCAAGCGGGATGCCAAGTCATCTATTCGGGGCGCTAGCATATAGACTATGCCGTTAGATCTTCAGTTTGGCGCTCAGTACGCTTGACAGAGGAGGTTATGCGTGCAAATTCAAAAGCTTTATTCATCTGAGTGGCTTCGATTTTTTTTGTCTCGGCGGTTTCTGCCAGCGGGTTAAGGAATTCCCAGCGCTTTGTCGGCAGGTTCTGCGACTTCACTTTCTGCATTTGCATTAACGACTTCATGATTTGCCCCGGAGTTGGTATCTGATTCTTCGATGTCTATTAACACACAGGTTTCAAGCTGGTTTGATACGATGTGCCAGATTAGATCGCAAAAAACCTTCTCGGAAGAACTCAGGTGTGAAACTTTATTGAAAAGTTCCACAGCTTCTTTTCTATCAATTACGAAACTGTGGGATGGATAATCACTTATAAGGCGCTCAAGAGCACCTTCTTTTAAAATATTCCGATATTTATTCAATCTCTGCCCATATTCATAGGCGACGCGAGTAGCGCGCTGCATTTCACCTAAGCGCATTGGGTCAATTTGCGCAAATAGCGGCGCGGCGATCCCGGACGCGACTTGACTGGCAAATTCAGCACAAAGTTTAGTAGATAGTCCAAATCCTCTGCTCTCCACCAAGATTCGCTGAAAAGTGGTTTGAGTGTGATTTGTGACGGTTTGTAGTGCCTGCATTATATCTAGGCCGGAGCTATTTTCTTCCAATTCGGAGGGCTTACGGACTTGAATGTCCAAAGGGCCAAGCTCACCGAGATCGCCAATAGCAAGCTCATCCGCGGCAATCGTGATAAGCGTTCCCGCGCTCTTGCAGAAACTTGGGATAACTACTCTTACGTATTCATAGTGATGTCTCAGGCACCGGGCGATGCGATAACCTGCATTCGGATCGCCGCCGTAAGTTGTGAGCACTAGCGTGCATGATTTGCTTTTCTTAAGCGGGCCGGAAAGTGCCGTCGACAGTTGGGTATGAAGGCTCCGCGAAATGCCGTGGCTGATTACGATACAGTCCCGTTGGCCATGTTCGGCTACAACGGCTTCGACTGCAGCTCTTAACTTAGCTTCGAAATCTGTCATGCGCCACCCATGCTCACGATTGTCAGAGTATTGCACGGGCCAGCATGGCTGACCAAGGTTAATACGCTGGTTCTCGTTCCGACCGCGATAGTGAAAAGATTAGCCGCGAACTCACATTCTGTCCGCAGTTTGTAAGCAATTCTTGTCCATAGCTCGGTCTGTTGGCCAAGATATGGGTGAAAGAGTTACCCATATCTTGGCACTCTGCCTATGGAGCCCCCGGTAGGCGTGTGCTCTGATCAGCTTCCTCTCGCGCACCTCGGCGCGTCTGGCCACCGGCAGCGCCCTGGGCGCTGTGCGTGCAGTAGCGGGGAAAGTCGCGGATTGGACTTGAGTGGCGTCCCACCTGGATTCGAGCCGTGTTCGCTACCTTGAAAGAGTGGCTTCCGACGGCGCGATGGATCAACCGGAAGTCCGCTTCTGGCCGATAGCAGACCTACGAAATCGACAGTCACGTTCTGCGCAGCTATCGGTGTTTATACCGATAGGCCCGCATCGCCCTCCACGACCGTTTGCCGCATCCGCGGCCTTTCGCCGGCTTGCCACAGCGGCACTTCGTGGCGGACGCGGTAGCGCAGCGGGCCGCCGTCCGCGCTTGTGGCGCGCTCGATCGGCCGCGGAATGCAGACGAACTCGGTCACCATCGTGCTGGCGTCGACACGCACCGTGGCGTAGCCGTGCCCTCCCGCGTCGACGAAGGTCAGGTGCGGAGCCAAGTCGGGATTGCTCACCGCGTGCGCCTTTTGCAAATCGCCGCTGCTGGCGAATTCCAGCGCTGAGCGCACGCCGTGGTGCAGCAGCAAGTTGGCGGTGCACTGCGGTGGTCCGCCACCCGGATTGGCGACGTACAGCGGGCGCAACGGATTGTCTGCTTTCAGGTTGTGCTCGTTGGCTTCGGCCATGCCCGGGGAACTGATCGAGCCGCCTACGAAGGTGACGCCCACGGGCTCGAACGCGGCGGGTGGCAAGGCTTTCGCTGCGTAGCCCGCCCAGAAGCTGTGGCGATCGCCGGCGACGATCGCAAAGCCCGTAATGCCCGCATCGCGCACGGCATCGAAGATCTCGGCGCGCTCGTGGTACATGCCGCCCCAGTCGCTGGTGGCCATGAGGCCATAGCCTGCGCCATTCCATTTGCCAAGTGCGGCCGGAAGATTCTGCGGATCGACGCGCCAGTCGGGTGTTCCCAGCGTATTGCCCCAGATCTTCCAAGTGGCCTGCGCGCTACGCAGACGTTCGAGAAACCAGGCTTTCTGCTTCGCGCCCAACATTGACTGCGCGGCTTCGCCGGCGCGGTAATTGGCCACGCTCTTGTCACCGAAGCTTAGCTTCGCCGGTGGATGGCCATTGGCGAAATCGCGGCCGGCGTCGAGCTGCGCCCACAATTCCTCGGGAACAAAACCCAGCTTGTCTTCTTCGAACAGCGGGTTGATTTCGTCGTGGTTGCCCGGATCGCGCGAGCGGTAGCTGCGCTGGTCGGTGACGATCAGGTCAATGTGCCGACCCCAGCGCAAGGCGCGATAGCCGATCAGACTATCGATCGCCGCGAGATTGTTGGGCTCGGTTCCCAGGCCGGCGTCATCGAAATCCTTAACCAGCGTGTCGACCACATGCGGCGCATTGAACGTGTCGAGCTTTGCGCCCGGCGGCAGGACGCGTGCCGGTTGGTATTCGAACCAAGCTTGGTTCGCGGCGACCTTGAGCGTCTGCGCGGGAACCCAGCCCTCGGTGCCAGGGAATTCCTGGATAGACTGCCAGCCCTGCCAGGAGAATTCGTGGTTGTCCCAAATCGCCACGAAGGGCCAGCGCGCGCGTGCATCCTGCAAATCCGGGTCCTGCAGGTAGGCGTGGTAGAGGGCGCGATAGTCCTCCAGCGAATCCGGCACCCAGAAGCGATTCTTGGCGACGATCTTGCCCTTCGGAAACTTGATCGGGAATGTGATCAGGCGGTCGTAGCGATGGCCGTCCTTGACCTGATCAGGGTACTGCACCACTTCGTAGACGAAGTCACCCAGATGCAGCACGAAGCCGAGCCGTTCGTCCGGCGCCGCCCGTTCGTCTTCAAAGATCATTCTGCGATAGGCGTTCATCGCGCCCTCCGGGAGGCTCTGACAACTGACGAAGGCGAAGCGCGACGGCCGCGGATCATCAGGGCTCGGCGCCGTCAGCGTGCGGCCGATCCGGCTGCCGTTGCCCTCGTCGTCCACAAAGCGATACCAATATTCGTGCGCCGCCTGAAGGTGGCCGACGAGCACGCGGCAGGTCCAGTCGGACTCGGCCTGCACCCGCGCTGCCGTCTTCGCGATCACACGCGTGAACGCTGGATCGTCCGCTACTTCCACCAACAGGGTGGCGCTCTTGCGCCCATCCGCATACGGGCGCCGCGTCCAGAGCAGGACGCTGTTGTTGTCGGGATCGCCTGACGCAACGCCTTGCGGATACAGGTCGCGGCGCTCGCGCCAGCCGCTCGATGACGGGCGGACAGCGGCGCAGCCCCAAGCCAGCGAGGCGCCCAACGCGATAGAGAGCTTCAGAAACTGTCGGCGGCCACTGATTGGCATGTCGTTCTCCCGATAGCGGATCGCTATGATCAATGTGCCGAAAACTAGACCCGATCGCGGGCTGCGGAGCGTGCCAAAAGTATCGTGAGGCAATATCCGCAAGCCGGCGACGATAGCGAGGGGGAGAATGCCAGCTTCCGTAAATTCAATTTGTCAGGCGCACGTCGTGACACAGGGCTGCGCGCTGTTGATTTTCACATTCGAATGAGCCAATTCATGAAGTAAGTGGCGTCGAATTCTGAGCCACGAAAATCACGCCTTGCCCTGTGACATTGCGGGCTTCAGCAGCGCATTCTTCGATGCAAATAGCGGCTCACAATTCGGCGCAAATCAACAGCGCAGCGCATTGAAGCGGCGCGCCGTTGCGTGCCTGCATCACAGCGACGGCTCGAAGCTGTTGGCAAAGATATAGTCGCCCTGATACTCGACGGCGCCGATGTCGCAATTGCCCGCGAAAGGTCGGGTGCGCCGCGAGCGTCGGTGGTCAGCGTGGTGACACCGTCGCTTTCAAGGCAATCGGTCGCGGCGTCGGTTGCCGGGCTGTTGGCGCCGATGGCCAGGGTCGGCATTGCCAGCGGCGAATCGCCGTACATATGCAGCGGCCCGAGCAGTGGATCCGTCGTGAGCGGCGCGCTGCCAGTCTGGGTGGCGTTGCCGAGATTGGCCGAAAACTGCACTAAATTCTTGCCCACATAAACCACGCTGGCAGCGTTGGTGTGGGCGCCGTTCTTTGCGTTGATCAGCACGTCGTTGCCGCTGCCACTGTCGGGATGGGTGCCGCGAATAATGCTGTTGCGTACGGTCAACGAAGCCATGCTGAGGGTGCCGTCGAGCAGGTTGTTGCCGTAAGCGAGCGAGTATACGGTGGCGTCTTCGGGGCCGCCGGTGTTAGCGGCGTTGCCGCTCAGGAAGTTTCCGGCCAACGTCGAGAACTCGACGGTCACTGCGCCGTTGAGGTTGAAAATCACCGCGCCGAGGCCGCTACCGCCATAACCGCTGGCGGTGTTGCCCGTGGCGGTAACATTGCGCAGCACCACGGTACCCGTGTGATTGAAAATGGCACCGCCCATGCCCGCTCCGCCCTTTCCCGCACCAAAACCGCTGCCGACATTATAAAAACCGCCGCCCCGCCGAAGGCGCCGAGAAGGGGAGTAAAGCCGTTATAGCACCGCCCAATACCGCCGCCAAAACCGCCGGCGCCAGAAGCTCCGCCGGCTAAGTCGTAAGCGCCGCCGCCGCCGACGCCGCCGCCCCCGCCGCCCCATATTCCGGCGGTGCCACCACTGCCGAAGTTCCCGCCGTTGCCACCCGGTACAGAGGTATTACCACTACCACCACCACCATCCCCGCCGACCCCTCCGGCGCCCAATACGCCGCCCTGGCCACCGAGCCCACCCAGCCCACCGCCGAATGCTCCCCAACTTCGTGGAAGGGTGGTGCCGTCCCGAGCGAAACCAATCACGCCGCCGTCGCTGCCGCTTAGAAAGCCGCCGCCGCCACCAGAACCACTACCCGAGGGTATGAAGCCAGGATCAGGGCTAAACGACCACAGCGTACCTGTTCCGCCGTACGCAAGGCCAAGTGTGCCGCCAAAGCCGCCACCGTTTGACCCGGATGTAGGAACGTTCGGGCCCGCATCCCGGCCCATGCCGGCACTGGCGTGATCGGCGATAGCGAACACGGCCGCCGCACCCAGCCGACCAACGCAAACTCTGCGGGTGGCAAACGCCGACTTCATACAAGACTGCGCCATGAGTCGCACCGGCTTGAACGTATAACGCCTTGCCAGCGGCGCAAAACCTCACTTCGGCCACGACGGATTTTTCGAGGCGCGAAAGCGGGGTTGCTCGGCGAAGAACGAGCCGGGCAACGGGAAGTGATTCCGGTGTTGTGCCCGGATCACGACTCCGGTCTACGGGAGCCGCGCGGTTACGGCAGGGCCTCGAACCCATTGTGGAAGATGTCGTCTGCCGGATAGACGAACAGCGAGGCACTGGAGAGAGCGCCGCTGTTGTCGTGCCCCCCCGCCACCAGCACCTTGCCCGAGGGCAGCAGGGTGGCGGTGTGGTAGTACCGCGCGGTCGCTAGCGCAGAGGCCGGTCCCCACGTGTTGGTGGCCGGATCGTACAGCTCGGCACTGGCGGTGACATTATTGCCGCTGCTGATTCCCCCCGCCACCAGCACCTGGCCCGAGGGCAGCAACGTCGCCGTGTGTTCATCGCGCGCGGTCGCCAACGCGCCTACGGCCGACCAGGTGTTCGTCCCCGGAGCGTACAGCTCGGCACTGACGGCAGGTTTGAAGCTGCTGTCCTGCCCCCCGGCCACCAGCACCTTGCCCGAGGGCAGCAGGGTGGCGGTGTCGCGGTACCGAGCGGTCGCGAGCGATGCCGCCGCAGTCCACGTATTGCTGGCTGGATTATACAGCTCGGCACTGGCGAGGGGACTTAGGCCGTTGATCCCCCCGCCACCAGCACCTTGCCCGAGGGCAGCAGGGTGGCAGTGTGCGAGTACCGCGCGGTCGCGAGCGAACCCGCGCTGGTCCAGCTATTGCTCGCCGGATCGTACAGCTCGGCACTGCCGACAGTGCTGTTGACGTTAACGTATCCCCCCGCCACCAGCACCTTGCCCGAGGGCAGTAGGGTGGCAGTGTGAAAATCCCGCGCGGTCGTGAGCGATGCCGCGGCAGTCCACGAGTTGCTGGCCGGATCGTACAACTCGGCACTGGTGAGAGGATTACCGCCGGTGTCCTGCCCCCCGCCACCAGCACCTTGCCCGAGGGCAGTAGTGTGGCAGTGTGCGCGTACCGCGCGGTCGTGAGCGCAGAGACCGATCCCCACGTGTTGGTGGCCGGATCGTACAACTCGGCACTGGCGAGACGGCTGGTGTTGGATCCCCCCGCCACCAGCACCTTGCCAGAGGGCAGCAGGGTGGCAGTGTGCAAGTACCGCGGGGTCGTGAGCAAACCAGTCGCTTCCCAGGCATTGGTGACCGCGCCTGCCGACGCGCTGAAGGTCAGCGCTATCCAGAGCAGTGCCCAGCCGGACAGGGTTTTCAATGACCAGCGTGCCAACGCATTCATAATTCGCTCCCCTGCTGCTGTTCGGCAAAGTCACAGCTATACGCGAAACGATGGCGGAAAGTACGGTTCAATGATGCGCTGCCTTGCATAAGCAATTCCTCGTGCGGGAGGTTTCGTGGGTGATGTTTGGCTTGTGTGGCAGTGTGCCGCGAGAGCTGGCCCCGTTTGTTCGGCCAGTTTTTCGCTTCGTACACGCATAACCCAGCGCAAACTAAAACAGCAGCCACATTATCGGCGCGCCGGTCAGGCGAGCGGTAGTCCGAACGTCTCAATTGCCGACAATCGTCGCGATCGACGACTGGGGCGTCAGATTATCCCGCCGCTTGCTGCGGACTGTGCGGCACGCCAATCGCGCGGCGTCATGCCGACGTGTCGCCGGAAGGCCTTGTGGAACCCCGCGGGGTCGCCATAGCCGCAGCGTTCGGCGATCGTGTCGAAGGCGAGGCGCGGCCACGCCGTCAGCAACTTCGCCGCGTGTTGCATCCGCTGGAAATGACAGGATAAGCGCGCGTGATGCGCGCATCGCGGCGGCAAAACGCCGCCAAACGGGGCGACAATTTCCATCCAGTCGTGCACATGCGACGCACGACAGCGAATGGACGTCCCGCGAAAGTACCGCAGCTACGAACGTGGGTTGATCAGACCGTCCCTAGTGCTGATCCGGCACTACGTCTGCTTCCGGCCAAAAGCGGAAGCTCATTGAATCAGGATTCTTCAACCCTGAAGCGGTTGCGGTTCTCGACATTTGATTGAACCTCGACCGCTTTCGCTGAAGAGATGGAGCCTCCTCAGAACCCGGCGCGATTCACTCGCGATGACCTGCACAAATCGAAGAACCGTGTCACGGCCGTGACCTGACTTGCCGCTCCGCGCAATCCGTTTGCGCTGAAGTCGCAGCGCAAACCCGGCACCCCGACTTCCACTGCGCTTCGTTGCCCCTCGCGTTCGCGTGATGTGCTACTGCGCAGCGCGCTGTTCGGCTAAGGGTGTTGCCTCGAAATCGTCGTGGAAGAGATCGTCATACCGCTCGGCGGTGGCAGTGATACCACTGCTGCCAGATCCCCCCGCCACCAGCACCAGACCCGAGGGCAACAGGCTGGCAACGTGCTCGGACCGCGCGTACGCGAGCGAACCTGCCGGTGCCCACGAATTTGTGGTTGGATCGTAAAGCTCGGTGCCGCTGGAGCTGCTCCCCCCACCACCAGCACCTGGCCCGAGGGCAACAGGGTGGCGGTGGGGAAGTACCGTGTAGCCGCAAGCGAACCCGCCGAGGTCCACGTATCACTGGCCGGATCGTAGCGCTCGGCACTGGCGAGATAGCCGCTGGGGCCGAATCCCCCCACTACCAGCACCTGGCCCGAGGGCAGCGTCGTGGCGGTGTTTCCGCTCCTCGCGGTAGCGAGCTGACCCGCCGAGAGGGTCCACGTGTTGCTGGCCGGATCGTACAGTTCGACCCTGGAAATACGTTTATTGTTGCCGTATCCACCCGCCACCAGAACCTTGCCGGAAGCTAGCAGGGTGGCGGCGTGATCGTAGCGCGCGTACAACATCGAACCCGCCGGGGTCCACGTATTGCTCGCCGGATCGTAGAGTTCGGCACTGGCAAGAGCAGCGGGGATGTTGTTCGATCCCCCCACCACCAGCACCTTGCCGGAGGGCAGCAGGGTAGCCGTGTGGGCTATGCGTCTGGTCGCGAGTGACGCTACAAAGCTCCACGTATTGCTGGTCGGGTCGTACCGCTCGACACTGTTGAGATTGGTGTCATTGATGCCCAAGCCCCCCACCACGATCACCTTGCCCGAGGGCAGCAGTGTGGCGGTGTGGGAGCCTCGCCGATCCGCGAGCGAGCCCGCCGAGCTCCACGTATTGCTGGTTGGATCGTACCGCGTGGCTTCCGGGAGCAGGCCGCCGCCGTCGCCTCCTCCAACCACCAGCACCTGGCCCGAGAGCAGCAGGGTCGCGGTGGAACCGACCCGCTGGGTCGGGAGCGCATGCGCCGGTCCCCAAGGGCTGGAAGCTGCGCCTGACGGCGCGGCAACGGTCATGGCCATCGCGACCAGCACCCAACCAAAAAGAGTTTTCGACGATACGCGTGTAAACAGATTCAAAACACATTCCCCTGCCATGTTTGACGGTCGCATTGTAAGTATGAAAATCCAGTGGGATGTAACCCATGGTCGCGCTCAGGCCGACTCGGTCGGTGCGCCGGCGCTCGTTACTGCGATGTTGCCGGCGTTTGCTGTGGACACCAGCGCGAATCCCGACAGCAGCAGGGTAACGGCCGCGAAACGATGGCGGAAAGTACGGTTCAATAATGCACTGCATTGCATAAGCAAATCCTCGTGCGGGAGTGTTCGTGGGTGATGTTTGGCTTGTGTGGCAGTGTGCCGCGAGAGCGGGCCCGGTTTGTTCGGACAGTTTTTCGCTTCGTGCACGAATAACACTGTGCAACTGCGTGCGCTGGAAGTACATGACCAGACTTCCGGCAGAACGTTATCACCTCGCTGGAGTGTTGATCAGCGATGAAAAGGCCTTCGCTGACAGCCGCTTTGTGTCCAAACGAGCAGGTCCTGGGCGGCAGGTTTGGGGAAGCTAATCGAAGCATCAAACGTAAACGATCCAAGACGCTGACCGGATTGCCCATCCCGAAGGGCAGCACCAGGTTTTCCTCCATTGTGTAGTCGACAGCACGGCGGCGAACACAACATCGCTGGCATCGACCGCGACGCCGCAGCGGTAGCCGAACCGACTACCGAACGATCTCCTTCACCGCATTGTTGCCGGTATCGGCGACGAACACGTTGCCGAGCGCATCGACAGCGACGCCGTAGGGCTGGTTGAACTCGCTGCCGAGCGTGATGACCGTCGTATAGCCGGGCGCCAGCATCTCCTTCACCGCGTTGTTGTAGGTATCGGCGACGAACACGTTGCCGCTGGCATCGACGGCGACGCCGTAGGGAGAGTTGAACCCGCTGCCGAGCGTGATGACCGTCGTATAGCCGCCGGCTGCCAGAATCTCCCTCACCGCGTTGTTGTTGGTATCGGCGACGAACACGTTGCCGCTGGCATCGATGGCGACGCCGTAGGGAGAGTTGAACCCGCTGCCGAGCGTGTTGATCGTCGTATAGCCGGGCGCCAGCATCTCCTTCACCGCGTTATTGTCGGTATCGGCGACGAACACGTTGCCGCTCGCATCGACGGCGATGCCGATGGGATAGCTGAACCCGCTGCCGAGCGTGATGGCCGTCGTATAGCCGGGCGCCAGGATCTCCTTGACGCTGTTGTTGTCGGTGATGAACACGTTGCCGCTGGGATAGACGGCGACGCCGGCGGGATAGCTGAACCCGCTGCCGAGCGTGATGACCGTCGTATAGCCGGGCACCAGAATCTCCTTCACCGCGCTGTTGTTGGTATCGGCGACGAACACGTTGCCGTTGGCATCCACGGCGACGCCGTTGGGCTGGTTGAACCCGCTGCCGAGGGTAAGGATCACTGCAACCTCGAACCCGTTGCTGTAGATCGTGTCGTCGCGCACCGCCAGCGTCGCGTTCGACGTGTTGCCGAGGCCGCCATTGGTGGAGTTCACCTGTACGCTGTTGTTCTTCACGCCGGGCGTCGTGCCCTGCACGACCAACACCATTGTGCAGGAGGTGCCGGCTGCCAAAGTTGCGCCGGACAGACTCGCCGAAGAGGCTCCCGCGGCAGCCGTGGCGGTGCCGCCGCAGGTTTTCGTCAATCCATTCGGCGTGGCCACCACCATCCCTGCAGGCAGACTATCGGTGAAGGCAACGCCCGTGAGGGAGTCCATCGCGTTCGGATTGGCGATAGTGAAAGTCAGCGACGTGGTGCTTAAATCTGGAATCGTTGCCGCGCCAAAGATTTTCTTGATCGTTGGTGGTAACAACTTCTCCGCCAGTGTCGCTTCCACTGCCCCGATATCGCATTGCGCGCCCTGCGGGCGGGCGATGCCACGCTGATCCGTGGCCGGCGCATTCGTACAGGCGATGGCATCGACTACTGGGCTGCCCCTCGCTGGCAGCATGGTCCACGTGGGGCCGCCGTTGTTGGCCAACGCACCGAGTTGCGGATCGCCCCCGATGAAGTTACCCGATGAACCGGGTGCCGGGCTGGAATAAAGGTTCAAATCTTGGGTTGTGTTGCCGGCAATGATCGAATTGATCAGTAGAGGCTGCACGTTCGCCCCCAAGAAGCCGTCCCCTTGGTTCGCGCTGATCGTGGTGTTGGTCAGCGTAACGATAGCGCCAACACCAATCGCATAGATGCCACCGCCACCCCCGGGATGGGCATGATTCCCGGTGACCGTGCTGTTGGTCAGTGTGAGGGGCATACTCGTATAGATGCCGGCGCCTTGGCTTGCCACATTGCCGCTGATTGTGCTGTTGATCACTGTGACGGAACCTGATCCGCCGGTGTTCCCATAAATGCCACCGCCAACGCTCCCGCCGTAGTTGCCGCTGACTGTGCTGTTAATCAGCGTGAGGTTACCCGAGACCGTAATACCGCTTCCCACAGTGCCGGTGACCGTGCAATTGGTTAGCGTCAGAGACCCGTTTGCAAAAGTATTGGCGACTCCGCTATAGGCGGCATTGCTCAGGGTGAGATGGCTCAACGTCAGCTCACCGCCGCCCGGCTGGCCCTGGGAGATGATGGCGAAATTATTGGTCGCGCCGGAAGGACGCTGGATCGTCACGTTGCCATTGGCGTTGGCGTCGATGGTGAGGTTTTTGTTAGCGTCGATTGAGATGGTACCGGTGCTCACATCGGCGAGCGTGATCGTATTGGCCCCGCCGATGGGAAACG
The sequence above is drawn from the Pseudolysobacter antarcticus genome and encodes:
- a CDS encoding alkaline phosphatase D family protein; translated protein: MPISGRRQFLKLSIALGASLAWGCAAVRPSSSGWRERRDLYPQGVASGDPDNNSVLLWTRRPYADGRKSATLLVEVADDPAFTRVIAKTAARVQAESDWTCRVLVGHLQAAHEYWYRFVDDEGNGSRIGRTLTAPSPDDPRPSRFAFVSCQSLPEGAMNAYRRMIFEDERAAPDERLGFVLHLGDFVYEVVQYPDQVKDGHRYDRLITFPIKFPKGKIVAKNRFWVPDSLEDYRALYHAYLQDPDLQDARARWPFVAIWDNHEFSWQGWQSIQEFPGTEGWVPAQTLKVAANQAWFEYQPARVLPPGAKLDTFNAPHVVDTLVKDFDDAGLGTEPNNLAAIDSLIGYRALRWGRHIDLIVTDQRSYRSRDPGNHDEINPLFEEDKLGFVPEELWAQLDAGRDFANGHPPAKLSFGDKSVANYRAGEAAQSMLGAKQKAWFLERLRSAQATWKIWGNTLGTPDWRVDPQNLPAALGKWNGAGYGLMATSDWGGMYHERAEIFDAVRDAGITGFAIVAGDRHSFWAGYAAKALPPAAFEPVGVTFVGGSISSPGMAEANEHNLKADNPLRPLYVANPGGGPPQCTANLLLHHGVRSALEFASSGDLQKAHAVSNPDLAPHLTFVDAGGHGYATVRVDASTMVTEFVCIPRPIERATSADGGPLRYRVRHEVPLWQAGERPRMRQTVVEGDAGLSV
- a CDS encoding Kelch repeat-containing protein gives rise to the protein MGIGLCAHDRAVRAHCHTTALGQGAGGGGQDTGGNPLTSAELYDPASNSWTAAASLTTARDFHTATLLPSGKVLVAGGYVNVNSTVGSAELYDPASNSWTSAGSLATARYSHTATLLPSGKVLVAGGSTA
- a CDS encoding SDH family Clp fold serine proteinase — encoded protein: MTDFEAKLRAAVEAVVAEHGQRDCIVISHGISRSLHTQLSTALSGPLKKSKSCTLVLTTYGGDPNAGYRIARCLRHHYEYVRVVIPSFCKSAGTLITIAADELAIGDLGELGPLDIQVRKPSELEENSSGLDIMQALQTVTNHTQTTFQRILVESRGFGLSTKLCAEFASQVASGIAAPLFAQIDPMRLGEMQRATRVAYEYGQRLNKYRNILKEGALERLISDYPSHSFVIDRKEAVELFNKVSHLSSSEKVFCDLIWHIVSNQLETCVLIDIEESDTNSGANHEVVNANAESEVAEPADKALGIP
- a CDS encoding Kelch repeat-containing protein, producing the protein MNLFTRVSSKTLFGWVLVAMAMTVAAPSGAASSPWGPAHALPTQRVGSTATLLLSGQVLVVGGGDGGGLLPEATRYDPTSNTWSSAGSLADRRGSHTATLLPSGKVIVVGGLGINDTNLNSVERYDPTSNTWSFVASLATRRIAHTATLLPSGKVLVVGGSNNIPAALASAELYDPASNTWTPAGSMLYARYDHAATLLASGKVLVAGGYGNNKRISRVELYDPASNTWTLSAGQLATARSGNTATTLPSGQVLVVGGFGPSGYLASAERYDPASDTWTSAGSLAATRYFPTATLLPSGQVLVVGGAAPAAPSFTIQPQIRGHRQVRSRTRGPSTLPACCPRVWCWWRGDLAAVVSLPPPSGMTISSTTISRQHP
- a CDS encoding Kelch repeat-containing protein, giving the protein MAGGQDSSFKPAVSAELYAPGTNTWSAVGALATARDEHTATLLPSGQVLVAGGISSGNNVTASAELYDPATNTWGPASALATARYYHTATLLPSGKVLVAGGHDNSGALSSASLFVYPADDIFHNGFEALP
- a CDS encoding NHL repeat-containing protein; its protein translation is MRIAETIFARCGGSAFQRALALLTLALGLGVTPLPGVAATIVVKSSGDTGSAATCTLRQAVVSMNAGSVAGTGCVNSGASAFHTVDTINFDVTTFPIGGANTITLADVSTGTISIDANKNLTIDANANGNVTIQRPSGATNNFAIISQGQPGGGELTLSHLTLSNAAYSGVANTFANGSLTLTNCTVTGTVGSGITVSGNLTLINSTVSGNYGGSVGGGIYGNTGGSGSVTVINSTISGNVASQGAGIYTSMPLTLTNSTVTGNHAHPGGGGGIYAIGVGAIVTLTNTTISANQGDGFLGANVQPLLINSIIAGNTTQDLNLYSSPAPGSSGNFIGGDPQLGALANNGGPTWTMLPARGSPVVDAIACTNAPATDQRGIARPQGAQCDIGAVEATLAEKLLPPTIKKIFGAATIPDLSTTSLTFTIANPNAMDSLTGVAFTDSLPAGMVVATPNGLTKTCGGTATAAAGASSASLSGATLAAGTSCTMVLVVQGTTPGVKNNSVQVNSTNGGLGNTSNATLAVRDDTIYSNGFEVAVILTLGSGFNQPNGVAVDANGNVFVADTNNSAVKEILVPGYTTVITLGSGFSYPAGVAVYPSGNVFITDNNSVKEILAPGYTTAITLGSGFSYPIGIAVDASGNVFVADTDNNAVKEMLAPGYTTINTLGSGFNSPYGVAIDASGNVFVADTNNNAVREILAAGGYTTVITLGSGFNSPYGVAVDASGNVFVADTYNNAVKEMLAPGYTTVITLGSEFNQPYGVAVDALGNVFVADTGNNAVKEIVR
- a CDS encoding helix-turn-helix domain-containing protein, with the protein product MEIVAPFGGVLPPRCAHHARLSCHFQRMQHAAKLLTAWPRLAFDTIAERCGYGDPAGFHKAFRRHVGMTPRDWRAAQSAASGGII